In Providencia rettgeri, the following proteins share a genomic window:
- a CDS encoding GNAT family acetyltransferase, giving the protein MEIRVFRQSDYEDVLTLWERCSLNEFSGDPELDIERKLQCGADLFLVAEVAGEVVGTIMGGYDGIRGTAVYLAVHPEYRGRGIANALVSRLEKKLIARGCGRIELLVSEESDAAICMFEKMLYEEEQPERLIYSKKLTHETDF; this is encoded by the coding sequence ATGGAAATACGAGTCTTTCGGCAAAGTGATTATGAAGATGTCCTGACACTCTGGGAGCGCTGTTCTCTCAATGAATTTTCAGGGGATCCTGAGCTCGATATCGAACGCAAATTACAGTGTGGGGCAGACTTATTTTTAGTGGCTGAAGTTGCCGGTGAAGTCGTTGGCACCATTATGGGAGGGTATGATGGCATTCGCGGCACCGCTGTTTACCTTGCCGTTCATCCTGAATACCGTGGACGGGGTATCGCTAACGCACTAGTGAGCCGACTAGAAAAGAAACTGATCGCCAGAGGTTGCGGAAGAATAGAGCTATTAGTGAGTGAAGAGTCGGATGCGGCTATCTGTATGTTTGAAAAAATGTTGTATGAAGAAGAACAACCTGAACGTTTAATTTATTCGAAAAAATTAACGCACGAAACGGATTTTTAA